One window of the Clostridium sp. MB40-C1 genome contains the following:
- a CDS encoding DUF6838 family protein, with product MATINNLKIGINQTLDEEFPNITIYNEKIEQDFEEPCFFIKILSSAQDKEFNERYKKNVFFDIHYFSDKEDINSDCNDMADSLYELLEYVKVGNSLYRSTDMTHEVIDGVLHFFLQFNYKVIKEIEKAPKMNKLKQEVYLNAR from the coding sequence ATAGCTACTATAAATAATTTAAAGATAGGAATTAACCAGACATTAGACGAAGAATTTCCTAACATAACTATATATAATGAAAAGATAGAACAAGACTTTGAGGAGCCTTGTTTTTTTATTAAGATTTTGAGTTCAGCACAGGATAAAGAGTTTAATGAAAGATACAAAAAGAATGTATTCTTTGATATTCATTATTTTTCAGATAAGGAAGATATTAATTCAGATTGTAATGATATGGCTGATAGTCTCTATGAGTTACTTGAATATGTAAAAGTAGGTAATAGCTTATATAGAAGTACTGATATGACTCATGAGGTTATAGATGGGGTTCTACATTTCTTCCTACAATTTAACTATAAAGTTATTAAAGAAATTGAAAAAGCTCCTAAAATGAATAAATTGAAACAGGAGGTGTATTTAAATGCTAGATAA
- a CDS encoding HK97 gp10 family phage protein, which translates to MSRLGSFDYSEFKNMAKSFQKALDERVIERWIKEFLLEMAFRAERKIKRRTPVDSGHLRRNWQVGNVEKHGNAYVVEIFNNVEYAYYVNNGHRTQNHEGWVEGRFMVEISMNEIERQLPKFLERKQVELLNQILNGR; encoded by the coding sequence ATGAGTAGATTAGGCAGCTTCGATTACTCCGAATTTAAGAATATGGCTAAGAGTTTCCAGAAAGCACTTGATGAAAGAGTAATTGAAAGATGGATTAAGGAATTTCTCTTAGAAATGGCTTTTAGAGCTGAAAGGAAGATTAAAAGGAGAACTCCAGTAGATAGCGGGCATTTAAGAAGAAATTGGCAAGTAGGTAATGTTGAAAAGCATGGAAACGCTTATGTGGTAGAAATATTTAATAACGTAGAATATGCATATTATGTAAATAATGGACATAGAACGCAAAACCACGAAGGATGGGTTGAAGGGCGCTTTATGGTTGAAATATCTATGAATGAAATAGAAAGACAGTTGCCTAAGTTTCTTGAAAGAAAGCAAGTAGAATTATTAAATCAAATACTGAATGGCAGGTGA
- a CDS encoding phage head-tail connector protein yields MTQLEKLKKLLGLPLEDDSKDFLLEFTLEDVEQIVKDYCHIKEIPETLNTIMLKIAMDMYRNENLGEEESSLGSISSISEGDTSISYRSAASEFKDSLIRDYKTQLNRYRKLVW; encoded by the coding sequence ATGACTCAGCTAGAAAAATTAAAGAAACTATTAGGATTACCCTTAGAAGATGATTCTAAGGATTTTTTATTGGAATTTACACTAGAAGATGTAGAGCAAATAGTAAAAGATTATTGCCACATTAAAGAAATACCAGAAACCTTAAATACTATAATGTTAAAAATTGCTATGGACATGTATAGAAATGAGAATCTAGGGGAGGAAGAAAGTTCCTTAGGTTCTATTTCTTCTATAAGTGAAGGTGATACATCTATAAGTTATAGAAGTGCAGCAAGTGAATTTAAAGATAGCTTGATAAGGGACTATAAGACACAGCTTAATAGGTACAGAAAGTTGGTGTGGTAA